One window of the Bradyrhizobium sp. NP1 genome contains the following:
- a CDS encoding NAD(P)H-dependent oxidoreductase has product MKLLHIDSSVLGLHSISRKVSAAIVDRLRQTNPRLDITYRDLTTAPLAHLSGSHLAAAQGADAPDASVAQDLAVGQAVLDEFLAADIVVIGAPMYNFTLPSQLKAWIDRILVAGKTFKYGAEGPIGLAGDKRVIVAISRGGVYGPGTPAAAFEHLESYLRGVFAFIGVTRLEFISTDGVRVGPEHREKALAKALQAATALQAA; this is encoded by the coding sequence ATGAAACTCCTTCACATCGACTCCAGCGTGCTCGGCCTGCACTCCATCAGCCGCAAAGTATCGGCCGCCATTGTCGACCGGCTGCGACAAACCAATCCTCGCCTCGACATCACCTATCGCGACCTGACGACGGCGCCGCTTGCGCATCTCTCGGGCTCGCATCTCGCCGCCGCGCAAGGCGCTGATGCACCCGATGCGTCGGTCGCGCAGGATCTCGCCGTGGGCCAGGCGGTGCTCGACGAATTCCTCGCCGCCGACATCGTCGTGATCGGCGCGCCGATGTACAACTTCACGCTTCCGAGCCAGCTCAAGGCCTGGATCGACCGTATCCTCGTCGCCGGCAAGACCTTCAAGTACGGCGCCGAAGGCCCTATCGGGCTCGCCGGCGACAAGCGGGTGATCGTGGCGATCTCGCGGGGCGGGGTTTACGGTCCGGGCACGCCGGCCGCAGCGTTCGAACACCTCGAAAGCTATTTGCGCGGTGTGTTCGCCTTCATCGGCGTGACGCGGCTCGAATTCATTTCGACCGATGGCGTTCGGGTCGGCCCCGAACACCGCGAGAAGGCGCTGGCCAAGGCCCTGCAGGCGGCCACCGCATTGCAGGCGGCGTGA
- a CDS encoding alpha-hydroxy acid oxidase has product MASPDIRAASRRRFLQYLAASPLYAATPALAAETPSKWPDPMIWTAPPAEPIKSPKDAINVFDFEPVAYRNVPPAHFGYMASGLDDEVTLRANREGFLKFQLMPHRLNDVSKVDAGIEIFGGRYDSPIFICPTGGNQFFHPDGEVAVAKAARSGNHLQILSTSSNFSVDDVTKARGAPIWFQLYASPKWEVAQALIKRAENAGCPVVMVTVDRLAGRNQETLFRLMRADSRDCSACHDRSSFAARAARRHNYDGIDLSSITGGGESSNLSWDTIKRMRDVTRMKVMLKGIITADDADRAAQNGLDGILVSNHGGRGEDNGRSTIDALPEIVAAVNGRIPVLVDSGFRRGTDVVKALAMGAQAVGVGRPYLWGLGAFGQEGVERVLELMRTETRAAMQQCGARSVKELNASFVRRVT; this is encoded by the coding sequence ATGGCATCGCCCGATATTCGCGCCGCCAGCCGGCGGCGTTTTCTGCAATACCTTGCCGCAAGCCCGTTATACGCAGCCACGCCCGCGCTCGCGGCCGAAACACCCTCGAAATGGCCCGATCCCATGATCTGGACCGCGCCGCCCGCCGAGCCGATCAAGAGCCCGAAGGATGCGATCAACGTGTTCGACTTCGAGCCGGTGGCCTACCGCAACGTGCCGCCCGCGCATTTCGGCTACATGGCCTCGGGCCTTGACGACGAAGTGACGCTGCGCGCCAACCGCGAAGGTTTCCTGAAATTCCAGCTCATGCCGCACCGCCTCAACGACGTGTCGAAGGTCGACGCCGGCATCGAGATCTTCGGCGGCAGATACGACTCGCCGATCTTCATCTGCCCCACCGGCGGCAACCAGTTCTTCCACCCCGACGGCGAGGTCGCCGTCGCGAAGGCAGCGCGATCAGGCAACCATCTGCAAATCCTGTCGACATCCTCGAACTTCTCGGTCGACGACGTCACCAAGGCGCGCGGGGCGCCGATCTGGTTCCAGCTCTACGCCTCGCCGAAATGGGAGGTGGCCCAAGCCCTGATCAAGCGCGCGGAAAATGCCGGATGCCCCGTCGTGATGGTGACGGTCGACCGCCTCGCCGGCCGCAACCAGGAAACCCTGTTCCGCCTGATGCGCGCCGACAGTCGCGACTGCTCCGCCTGCCATGACCGCTCCAGCTTCGCGGCGCGGGCGGCGCGCCGGCACAATTACGACGGCATCGATCTCTCCAGCATCACCGGCGGCGGCGAATCCTCCAACCTGAGCTGGGACACGATCAAGCGGATGCGCGACGTCACGCGCATGAAGGTCATGCTCAAGGGCATCATCACGGCCGACGATGCCGACCGCGCCGCGCAGAACGGCCTCGACGGCATCCTAGTCTCCAACCATGGCGGCCGCGGCGAGGACAATGGCCGCTCCACCATCGATGCGCTGCCGGAGATCGTCGCAGCCGTGAATGGCCGCATCCCCGTGCTGGTCGACAGCGGCTTTCGCCGCGGCACCGACGTGGTCAAGGCGCTGGCGATGGGCGCGCAGGCGGTCGGCGTCGGCCGGCCCTATCTGTGGGGGCTCGGCGCATTCGGCCAGGAAGGCGTCGAACGGGTGCTCGAGCTGATGCGCACCGAAACCCGCGCGGCGATGCAGCAATGTGGCGCGCGCAGCGTCAAGGAGCTCAACGCGAGCTTCGTGCGCCGGGTTACCTAG
- the dprA gene encoding DNA-processing protein DprA has translation MDAINNTKSLTDADRIARLRLIRSENVGPRTFRSLLRHFGSARKALEGLPDLARRGGATRAGRICSEDEAQAELDASRDLGVALLAPEEPGYPPRLATLDDAPPLLGVRGEVETMMRPMIAIVGSRNASAAGLKFASAIAHDLGEAGFVVISGLARGIDQAAHRASIASGTVAVLAGGHDRIYPPEHDELLAELIAAGGGAISEMPLGHVPRARDFPRRNRLISGAALAVVVVEAAHRSGSLITARMAAEQGREVFAVPGSPLDPRAAGTNDLIKQGAMLVTEASDIIQAVQPIMERPLRLPVREPDGRPLLPDPEADERERIVGLLGPTPVSIDDVIRLAGTSPAVVRTVLLELELAGRLERHGGGLVSLT, from the coding sequence GTGGATGCCATCAACAACACGAAAAGCCTGACTGACGCCGACCGCATCGCCCGCTTGCGGCTGATCCGCTCGGAGAATGTCGGCCCGCGGACCTTCCGCTCGCTGCTGCGCCATTTCGGCAGCGCGCGGAAAGCGCTGGAAGGGTTGCCCGATCTCGCGCGGCGCGGCGGGGCAACGCGGGCGGGGCGGATCTGCAGCGAGGACGAAGCCCAGGCCGAGCTTGACGCCAGCCGCGATCTTGGCGTCGCCCTGCTTGCGCCCGAAGAACCTGGCTATCCGCCGCGGCTTGCGACGCTCGACGATGCGCCGCCCTTGCTCGGCGTGCGCGGCGAGGTTGAAACCATGATGCGGCCGATGATTGCCATTGTCGGCTCGCGCAACGCCTCCGCCGCCGGGCTGAAATTCGCGAGCGCGATCGCGCACGATCTTGGCGAAGCCGGCTTCGTCGTCATTTCGGGGCTGGCGCGCGGCATCGACCAGGCGGCGCATCGCGCGAGCATCGCAAGCGGCACGGTCGCGGTGCTGGCCGGCGGCCATGACCGCATCTATCCGCCGGAGCATGACGAGCTGCTCGCCGAGCTCATCGCCGCCGGCGGCGGCGCCATTTCCGAAATGCCGCTTGGTCACGTCCCTCGCGCGCGCGACTTTCCCCGCCGCAACCGGCTGATCTCGGGTGCGGCCCTCGCCGTCGTCGTGGTGGAAGCGGCGCATCGCTCCGGCTCGCTGATCACCGCGCGCATGGCGGCCGAGCAGGGCCGCGAGGTCTTTGCTGTCCCCGGCTCGCCGCTCGATCCGCGCGCAGCCGGCACCAATGACCTGATCAAGCAGGGCGCGATGCTGGTCACGGAAGCGAGCGACATCATCCAGGCGGTGCAGCCGATCATGGAACGGCCGCTTCGCCTCCCCGTGCGCGAACCCGACGGCAGGCCGCTATTGCCCGATCCCGAGGCCGACGAGCGCGAGCGCATCGTTGGCCTGCTCGGACCCACCCCGGTGTCGATCGATGACGTGATCCGGCTCGCCGGCACCTCGCCGGCGGTGGTGCGCACCGTGCTGTTGGAGCTGGAGCTCGCAGGCCGCCTCGAACGCCACGGCGGCGGCCTGGTGTCGCTGACTTGA
- a CDS encoding SDR family oxidoreductase, translating into MRLAGKTALVTGGNSGIGLATAKLFVAEGAKVAITGRNAETLAAAQKELGPQAIALAADATDVAATEAAIKKAVEKFGKLDIVFANAGIPGSTPLGSTTLAAFEQVIRTNITGVFFTVQAALPHLNDGASIILNGSVISVLGNPGYAAYAASKAGVRGMARVMASELSPRGIRVNVVSPGAARTPIWKGAAPTADAFSALEKRIALSTPLGRMGEADHIAKTVLFLASDDAAHIQGAEIFVDGGATGSPAGAPVYRG; encoded by the coding sequence ATGAGACTCGCAGGAAAGACGGCACTGGTTACAGGCGGCAACAGCGGCATCGGGCTCGCCACCGCAAAACTGTTCGTGGCCGAAGGGGCGAAGGTCGCGATCACCGGGCGCAACGCCGAGACGCTCGCGGCGGCCCAGAAGGAACTCGGCCCGCAGGCGATCGCGCTCGCGGCCGATGCCACCGACGTCGCGGCGACGGAAGCCGCGATCAAGAAGGCGGTCGAAAAATTCGGCAAGCTCGACATCGTGTTCGCCAATGCCGGCATTCCCGGCTCGACGCCACTCGGGTCCACCACGCTCGCCGCCTTCGAGCAGGTGATCCGCACCAACATCACCGGCGTGTTCTTCACCGTGCAGGCGGCGCTGCCGCATCTCAACGACGGCGCCTCGATCATCCTCAATGGCTCGGTGATCTCCGTGCTCGGCAATCCCGGCTACGCGGCCTATGCCGCGAGCAAGGCCGGCGTGCGCGGCATGGCGCGCGTGATGGCATCAGAGCTTTCGCCGCGCGGCATCCGGGTCAACGTGGTCTCGCCGGGCGCCGCGCGGACGCCGATCTGGAAGGGAGCAGCGCCCACAGCGGACGCATTTTCCGCGCTCGAAAAGCGCATCGCGCTTTCCACGCCGCTCGGACGCATGGGTGAGGCTGATCACATTGCCAAGACCGTGCTGTTCCTGGCGTCCGATGATGCGGCCCACATCCAGGGCGCGGAAATCTTCGTCGATGGCGGCGCCACCGGCTCGCCCGCGGGCGCGCCGGTCTATCGCGGCTGA
- the plsY gene encoding glycerol-3-phosphate 1-O-acyltransferase PlsY — MSGDGFLIVAFLVGYLLGSIPFGLVLTKLAGTEDLRAIGSGNIGATNVLRTGRKGLAAATLLLDMLKGTAAVVLAGSLAQASGYNSVPNAAMIAALGAFLGHLFPVWLKFKGGKGVATYIGVLLGLFWPAALVFCVVWLATAFTSRYSSLAALVASVVTPIFLWWFGHLALASLFSVLTLLLFYKHRENIKRLQAGTEGRIGEKR, encoded by the coding sequence ATGTCGGGTGACGGCTTCCTGATCGTGGCTTTCCTGGTCGGCTATCTCCTCGGCTCGATCCCGTTCGGGCTCGTGCTGACCAAACTGGCCGGCACCGAGGATTTGCGCGCGATCGGCTCCGGCAATATCGGGGCGACCAATGTGCTGCGCACCGGACGCAAGGGGCTGGCTGCGGCAACGCTGCTGCTCGACATGCTCAAGGGCACCGCCGCGGTCGTCCTCGCGGGCAGCCTCGCGCAGGCCTCGGGCTATAACAGCGTGCCGAACGCGGCGATGATCGCCGCACTCGGCGCCTTCCTCGGCCATCTCTTTCCGGTCTGGCTGAAATTTAAGGGCGGCAAGGGGGTGGCGACCTATATCGGCGTGCTGCTCGGCCTGTTCTGGCCGGCGGCGCTGGTGTTCTGCGTGGTGTGGCTCGCCACCGCCTTCACCTCGCGCTACTCCTCGCTCGCGGCGCTGGTCGCAAGCGTCGTCACGCCGATTTTCCTGTGGTGGTTCGGCCACCTCGCGCTCGCCTCGCTGTTCTCGGTGCTGACGCTGCTCTTGTTCTACAAGCACCGCGAGAACATCAAGCGGCTGCAGGCGGGCACCGAAGGGCGGATCGGCGAAAAGCGATAG
- a CDS encoding helix-turn-helix domain-containing protein translates to MKPEHSRVPVLPPQPHLDSDCRGVASILARVGDKWSVFVIMMLGDGPRRFNEIKRMINGISQRMLTLTLRGLERDGLVTRTVYPTIPPRVDYELTELGRGLWQPVQALGQWAMAHQAEIEKSRTHFDGRNDTH, encoded by the coding sequence ATGAAACCTGAGCACAGCCGTGTGCCTGTCCTGCCGCCCCAGCCGCATCTCGACAGCGACTGTCGCGGCGTCGCGTCGATCCTCGCGCGGGTCGGCGACAAATGGAGCGTGTTCGTGATCATGATGCTGGGCGACGGTCCGCGCCGCTTCAACGAGATCAAGCGCATGATCAACGGCATCTCGCAGCGCATGCTGACATTGACGCTGCGCGGGCTCGAGCGCGATGGCCTCGTCACGCGCACCGTGTATCCGACCATTCCGCCGCGGGTCGACTACGAGCTGACGGAATTGGGACGCGGCCTGTGGCAGCCGGTGCAGGCGCTCGGCCAATGGGCGATGGCGCACCAGGCCGAGATCGAAAAGTCGCGGACGCATTTCGACGGCCGCAACGACACGCATTGA
- a CDS encoding helix-turn-helix domain-containing protein, giving the protein MVKRTSFEHDQCPIARSLDAIGDWWSLLIIRDAILGKRRFGEFQKSLGLAKNILSHRLRLLVDQGLLETAPASDGSAYQEYLLTRKGRGVFPVLVALRQWSEEFDDAPEEIATTLVDREKGRPVGRLQVLSEDGRALEASDTALKPRPTRKRRLSA; this is encoded by the coding sequence ATGGTGAAACGAACAAGCTTTGAGCACGACCAATGTCCGATCGCGCGGTCGCTCGATGCCATCGGCGACTGGTGGTCGCTTCTGATCATCCGCGACGCGATATTGGGAAAGCGCCGCTTCGGCGAATTCCAGAAGAGCCTGGGGCTTGCCAAGAACATCCTGAGCCATCGGCTGCGGCTGCTGGTCGACCAGGGCCTCCTGGAGACGGCGCCCGCCTCCGACGGCAGCGCCTACCAGGAATATCTGCTGACGCGTAAGGGTCGCGGCGTGTTTCCGGTCCTGGTCGCGCTCAGGCAATGGAGCGAGGAATTCGACGACGCGCCCGAGGAGATCGCCACCACCCTGGTCGATCGCGAAAAGGGCCGGCCGGTCGGCCGGCTCCAGGTCCTGTCAGAGGATGGGCGGGCGCTGGAGGCCTCCGATACCGCCCTCAAGCCGCGCCCGACGCGCAAGCGGCGGCTGTCGGCCTAA
- a CDS encoding dihydroorotase, with translation MLTDRRPILLANARVVDPSRDFDGPGDVLIADGLIRDARRGIGVAGVPEGTDIINCAGKVVAPGLVDMRAFVGEPGASHRETFASASQAAAAGGITTIICQPDTSPAIDNSATVDFVLRRARDTAIVNIHPMAALTKGLRGEEMTEIGLLKAAGALAFTDGDRSITNALVMRRALTYARDFDALIVHHTEDPHLVGEGVMNEGEFAARLGLAGIPDAAEAVMLERDMRLVALSGGRYHAASLSCIASLEILRRARDQGLHVSASVSINHVSLNENDIGPYRTFLKLSPPLRTEEDRKALVEALASGLIDVVMSDHNPQDVEVKRLPFAEAAFGAVGLETMLPAGLRLVHNGEIDFKTLIRAMSTRPAELLGLPGGSLRAGSPADLIVIDPDVPWVLDPADLKSQCKNTPFDEARFSGRVVRTIVGGRTVYEHV, from the coding sequence ATGCTGACAGATCGCCGCCCGATCCTGCTTGCGAATGCCCGCGTGGTCGATCCCTCGCGCGATTTCGACGGCCCCGGCGACGTCCTGATCGCCGATGGTCTGATCCGCGACGCCCGGCGCGGCATCGGCGTCGCCGGCGTCCCCGAAGGCACCGACATCATCAACTGCGCCGGCAAGGTCGTGGCGCCCGGGTTGGTCGACATGCGCGCCTTCGTCGGCGAGCCCGGTGCGAGCCATCGCGAGACCTTTGCCTCCGCGAGCCAGGCGGCGGCCGCCGGCGGCATCACCACCATCATCTGCCAGCCGGACACCTCGCCCGCGATCGACAATTCAGCCACCGTCGATTTCGTGCTGCGGCGGGCGCGCGACACCGCGATCGTCAACATCCATCCGATGGCGGCGCTGACCAAGGGCCTGCGCGGCGAGGAAATGACCGAGATCGGCCTCTTGAAGGCGGCCGGCGCACTGGCCTTCACCGATGGCGACAGGAGCATCACCAATGCGCTGGTGATGCGGCGCGCGCTCACCTATGCCCGCGACTTCGATGCGCTGATCGTGCATCACACCGAGGACCCGCATCTGGTCGGCGAAGGCGTGATGAACGAGGGCGAGTTCGCCGCGCGGCTGGGCCTTGCCGGCATTCCCGACGCGGCCGAGGCCGTGATGCTGGAGCGCGACATGCGCCTCGTGGCCCTCTCCGGCGGGCGTTATCACGCGGCCTCGCTCTCCTGCATCGCCTCGCTCGAGATCCTCAGGCGCGCGCGTGACCAGGGCCTGCACGTCTCCGCGTCGGTCTCGATCAATCACGTTTCGCTGAACGAGAACGACATCGGCCCCTACCGCACCTTCCTCAAGCTGTCGCCGCCGCTGCGCACCGAGGAAGACCGCAAGGCGCTGGTCGAGGCGCTGGCTTCGGGCCTCATCGACGTCGTCATGTCCGACCACAACCCGCAGGACGTCGAGGTGAAGCGGCTGCCATTTGCCGAAGCCGCGTTCGGCGCGGTCGGACTCGAGACCATGCTGCCCGCGGGCCTTCGGCTGGTCCACAATGGCGAGATCGACTTCAAGACCCTGATCCGGGCGATGTCGACCCGCCCGGCCGAACTGCTCGGACTTCCCGGCGGAAGCCTGCGCGCCGGCTCGCCTGCCGACCTGATCGTGATCGATCCCGACGTCCCCTGGGTGCTCGATCCCGCCGACCTGAAATCGCAATGTAAAAACACCCCGTTCGACGAGGCCCGCTTCTCCGGCCGCGTCGTCCGTACTATCGTCGGCGGACGGACGGTGTATGAGCATGTCTAA
- a CDS encoding amidase, with protein sequence MISLADLQRRIDANELSPEKALAQSVAAIDAQETALRAFVCRDDAPRAQTSGPLRGIAVGIKDIIDTADFPTEMGSRIYRGNRPRVDAPIVMLLKRAGATIIGKTETTAFAANDPTPTLNPHNHGHTPGGSSSGSAAAVGAGMIPLALGTQTAGSVIRPASYCGAAAIKPSFHLLPKVGVKCFSWTLDTVGLFAAGVEDLARALAAITGRTELLPGAIAAPKIGVVTQDFAGAPDAAGAEALRIAGRAAERAGASLSELKMPDVIAEAWRIHYVVQEFEAHQAFAWEYLENYEAMPPLLRGRLDASKGITAAEYDAARAVMVQARAALAEAFREVDVLLTLSAPGAAPKGLTSTGDPRYNRLWTLTGNPCVNVPAFTAEGGLPVGVQVIGAYGDDARALAAARFLEAALAR encoded by the coding sequence ATGATTTCGCTGGCCGACCTTCAGCGCCGCATCGATGCCAATGAGCTGTCGCCGGAGAAAGCCCTGGCGCAATCCGTTGCCGCCATCGACGCACAGGAAACGGCGCTTCGCGCCTTCGTCTGCCGCGACGACGCCCCGCGCGCGCAAACATCCGGCCCGCTGCGCGGCATTGCAGTCGGGATCAAGGACATCATCGACACCGCGGATTTCCCGACCGAGATGGGATCGCGGATCTACCGCGGCAACCGGCCGCGCGTCGACGCCCCGATCGTGATGCTCCTCAAGCGCGCCGGCGCCACCATCATCGGCAAGACCGAGACGACGGCCTTTGCCGCCAACGATCCGACGCCGACGCTCAACCCGCATAACCATGGCCATACGCCGGGCGGCTCGTCGTCGGGCTCGGCGGCAGCCGTCGGCGCCGGCATGATTCCGCTGGCGCTCGGCACGCAGACCGCGGGCTCGGTGATCCGTCCGGCCTCCTATTGCGGCGCCGCGGCGATCAAGCCGTCGTTTCATCTTTTGCCGAAGGTCGGCGTGAAATGTTTTTCCTGGACGCTCGACACCGTCGGCCTGTTCGCCGCCGGCGTCGAGGACCTCGCGCGCGCCCTTGCGGCGATCACCGGCCGCACCGAATTGCTGCCCGGCGCGATCGCCGCGCCCAAGATCGGCGTGGTGACGCAGGATTTTGCCGGCGCGCCGGACGCGGCGGGTGCGGAAGCCTTGCGTATCGCCGGGCGTGCGGCGGAACGGGCCGGCGCTTCGCTGAGCGAATTGAAGATGCCCGACGTCATCGCGGAAGCCTGGCGCATCCACTATGTCGTGCAGGAATTCGAGGCGCATCAGGCCTTCGCCTGGGAATATCTGGAGAATTACGAGGCGATGCCGCCGCTGTTGCGCGGCCGGCTTGACGCGAGCAAGGGCATCACGGCGGCCGAATACGACGCGGCGCGCGCGGTCATGGTGCAGGCCCGCGCCGCGCTTGCGGAGGCGTTCAGGGAGGTCGACGTCTTGCTCACGCTATCGGCGCCGGGCGCGGCGCCGAAGGGGCTCACCTCGACCGGCGATCCCCGCTACAACCGGCTGTGGACGCTGACGGGCAATCCTTGCGTCAACGTGCCCGCCTTCACCGCGGAAGGCGGGCTGCCGGTCGGCGTGCAGGTCATCGGCGCTTATGGCGACGACGCCAGAGCGCTCGCGGCGGCGCGCTTCCTCGAAGCCGCGCTGGCACGCTAG
- the topA gene encoding type I DNA topoisomerase codes for MNIVIVESPAKAKTINKYLGSSYEVLASFGHVRDLPAKNGSVDPDQNFKMIWEVDPKANGRLNDIAKSLKGADRLILATDPDREGEAISWHVLEVLKEKRALKDHKIERVVFNAITKQAISEAMKNPRQIDGALVDAYMARRALDYLVGFTLSPVLWRKLPGARSAGRVQSVALRLVCDRELEIEKFVPREYWSLVATLLTPRGDAFEARLVGADGKKIQRLDIGSGAEAEDFKKALEAATFTVTTVDAKPARRNPQAPFTTSTLQQEASRKLGFAPAHTMRIAQRLYEGIDIGGETTGLITYMRTDGVQIDPSAITQARKVIGEDYGNAYVPDAPRQYQAKAKNAQEAHEAIRPTDLSRRPADMRRRLDNDQARLYELIWTRTIASQMESAELERTTVDIAAKAGSRMLELRATGQVIKFDGFLALYQEGRDDEEDEDSRRLPAMSVGEALKRQNLAVTQHFTEPPPRFSEASLVKRMEELGIGRPSTYASILQVLKDRGYVKLEKKRLHGEDKGRVVVAFLENFFRRYVEYDFTADLEEQLDRISNNEISWQQVLKDFWRDFIGAVDDIKDLRVAEVLDVLDEMLGPHIYPVRADGGDPKQCPTCGTGRLNLKAGKFGAFVGCSNYPECRYTRPLAADSEASADRVLGKDPETGLDVTVKAGRFGPYIQLGEQKDYAEGEKPKRAGIPKGTSPGDVELELALKLLSLPREIGRHPETGLAITAGIGRFGPFVRHDKTYASLEAGDEVFDIGLNRAVTLIAEKAAKGPSRRFGADPGKVIGDHPTLGAVAVKNGRYGAYVAAGGVNATIPSDKDKDQITLAEAIALIDERAAKGGGKGKSAKAKKAKAAKPAASEADAEAKPAKKAAVKKAPAKAKSESTSKARAPVARAAKTSAAKPAAKTPAKKSAGKARL; via the coding sequence ATGAATATCGTCATTGTGGAGTCGCCGGCGAAAGCCAAGACGATCAACAAATATCTAGGCTCGTCTTACGAAGTCCTGGCCTCGTTCGGCCATGTCCGCGACCTCCCCGCCAAGAACGGATCTGTCGATCCCGACCAGAATTTCAAGATGATCTGGGAGGTCGATCCGAAGGCGAACGGCCGGCTGAACGACATCGCGAAATCCCTGAAGGGCGCCGATCGGCTGATTCTGGCGACCGACCCCGATCGCGAGGGCGAAGCGATCTCCTGGCATGTGCTGGAGGTGTTGAAGGAGAAGCGCGCGCTGAAGGATCACAAGATCGAGCGCGTGGTGTTCAACGCCATCACCAAGCAGGCGATCTCGGAGGCGATGAAGAACCCGCGCCAGATCGACGGTGCGCTGGTCGACGCCTACATGGCGCGCCGCGCGCTGGACTATCTCGTGGGCTTCACCCTCTCACCCGTGCTCTGGCGCAAATTGCCCGGCGCGCGCTCGGCGGGCCGGGTGCAGTCGGTGGCGCTGCGGCTCGTCTGCGACCGCGAGCTCGAGATCGAGAAATTCGTGCCGAGGGAATACTGGTCGCTGGTCGCGACGCTTCTGACGCCGCGCGGCGACGCCTTCGAGGCGCGCCTGGTCGGCGCCGACGGCAAGAAGATTCAAAGGCTCGACATCGGCTCGGGCGCGGAAGCGGAAGACTTCAAGAAGGCGCTCGAGGCCGCCACCTTCACGGTCACGACCGTCGATGCGAAACCGGCGCGCCGCAACCCGCAGGCCCCCTTCACCACCTCGACGCTGCAGCAGGAAGCAAGCCGCAAGCTCGGCTTTGCGCCCGCGCACACGATGCGGATCGCGCAGCGGCTTTATGAGGGCATCGATATCGGCGGCGAGACCACCGGCCTCATCACCTATATGCGGACCGACGGCGTGCAGATTGATCCGTCCGCGATCACCCAGGCGCGCAAGGTGATCGGCGAGGACTATGGCAACGCCTATGTTCCGGACGCGCCGCGTCAGTACCAGGCCAAGGCCAAGAACGCGCAGGAAGCGCACGAGGCAATCCGTCCAACCGATCTGTCGCGCCGGCCCGCCGACATGCGCCGACGGCTCGATAACGACCAGGCGAGACTCTACGAGCTGATCTGGACCCGCACCATCGCCAGCCAGATGGAATCGGCCGAGCTCGAGCGCACCACGGTCGACATCGCGGCGAAGGCCGGTTCCCGCATGCTGGAGCTGCGCGCCACCGGTCAGGTGATCAAGTTCGACGGCTTCCTCGCGCTCTACCAGGAAGGCCGCGACGACGAGGAGGACGAGGATTCGCGCCGCCTCCCCGCCATGAGCGTGGGCGAAGCGTTGAAGCGGCAGAACCTCGCCGTCACCCAGCATTTCACCGAACCGCCGCCGCGTTTCTCGGAAGCCTCCCTGGTGAAGCGCATGGAAGAGCTCGGCATCGGCCGACCCTCCACCTATGCCTCGATCCTGCAGGTGCTGAAGGACCGCGGCTACGTCAAGCTCGAGAAGAAGCGCCTGCACGGCGAGGACAAGGGCCGCGTCGTGGTCGCGTTCCTGGAAAACTTCTTCCGCCGCTATGTCGAATACGACTTCACCGCCGATCTCGAGGAGCAGCTCGACCGCATCTCCAACAATGAGATCTCCTGGCAGCAGGTGCTGAAGGATTTCTGGCGCGACTTCATCGGCGCGGTCGACGACATCAAGGATTTGCGCGTCGCCGAGGTGCTCGACGTGCTCGACGAGATGCTGGGCCCGCACATCTACCCCGTCCGCGCCGACGGCGGCGATCCCAAGCAGTGCCCGACCTGCGGCACCGGCCGCCTCAACCTCAAGGCCGGCAAGTTCGGCGCCTTCGTCGGCTGCTCGAACTATCCGGAATGCCGCTACACCCGCCCGCTCGCCGCCGACAGCGAAGCCAGCGCCGACCGCGTCCTGGGCAAGGATCCCGAAACCGGGCTCGACGTGACCGTCAAGGCCGGCCGCTTCGGGCCCTATATCCAGCTCGGCGAGCAGAAGGACTATGCCGAAGGCGAGAAGCCGAAACGCGCCGGCATTCCCAAGGGCACCTCGCCCGGCGATGTCGAGCTTGAGCTTGCGCTGAAACTGCTGTCGCTGCCGCGCGAGATCGGCCGGCATCCCGAGACTGGCCTGGCGATCACGGCCGGCATCGGCCGCTTCGGGCCGTTCGTGCGCCACGACAAGACCTATGCGAGCCTGGAAGCCGGCGACGAGGTGTTCGATATCGGGCTGAACCGCGCCGTGACGCTGATCGCCGAGAAGGCCGCCAAGGGCCCGAGCCGCCGTTTCGGCGCCGACCCCGGCAAGGTGATCGGCGACCATCCGACACTGGGTGCGGTCGCGGTCAAGAACGGCCGCTATGGCGCCTATGTCGCCGCGGGCGGCGTCAACGCCACGATCCCCAGCGACAAGGACAAGGACCAGATCACGCTTGCCGAGGCGATCGCGCTGATCGACGAACGTGCCGCCAAGGGCGGCGGCAAGGGCAAGTCCGCGAAGGCAAAGAAGGCGAAGGCGGCCAAGCCGGCAGCGTCGGAGGCCGACGCCGAGGCAAAACCCGCCAAGAAGGCCGCGGTGAAGAAGGCGCCCGCCAAGGCGAAGTCGGAATCGACCAGCAAGGCGCGGGCGCCGGTCGCGCGTGCGGCCAAGACGTCGGCGGCCAAGCCGGCCGCCAAGACGCCGGCCAAGAAGAGCGCCGGCAAGGCCCGCCTGTAA